One part of the Saprospiraceae bacterium genome encodes these proteins:
- a CDS encoding T9SS type A sorting domain-containing protein encodes MKNLLLLLLIPIFIGNLYSQKEDFKWLLGYSHRDNPLDTAWGSTFLDFETPDGNPLMYYDGYKKIDFHVTSANICDHEGNYLFSCNGVSIEDSSNQLMKNANQLNGVDNYPTGESINQGALIVPYPGYAQKYIVFHKTAGLYQNYGASCNELLYSIVEYNSSNPLGSVIKRRVSLVKDTLDDACLTATKHANGRDWWVIVSEGNNIGYYIFLLTKYGINLHHKQVFVGKKEGGGFGHSFFSNNGNYFATSTSSDNRQIQYDNLYFFTFDRCSGMLDNLSYVQLPFQETWSTGCSFSPDNKLIYVVTAKNLYQYSISDKSLTKKELIAQYDGYAELVVPPSSFWSTYFGMLQQAPDGRIYGAGVSSSCRSIDVIDKPDENGLNCSFKPHSLKSITVKTILPSFPNYRLGPIDGSICDTLGIDNIPWCHWRYNQDTVNYLDFLFTDLSAYEVETWCWDFGDPVSGSNNTSMEKNPLHKFSANGIYNVCLIVKNKNGADTLCRTIKIGNVVSTINQKIAVEINTFPNPCKDFLVVNVVDYNPEKMILRLYDELGQNALIQKLRQGSNVVDVKSLYSGIYFLSILEKGNEIKTESILKN; translated from the coding sequence ATGAAAAATCTTTTACTATTATTACTCATTCCTATTTTCATAGGAAATCTCTACAGCCAAAAAGAAGATTTCAAATGGCTATTGGGATACAGTCACCGGGATAATCCTTTAGATACTGCATGGGGTTCTACCTTTCTAGATTTTGAAACTCCAGATGGTAATCCGTTGATGTATTATGATGGGTACAAAAAAATTGATTTTCATGTTACATCAGCAAATATATGTGATCATGAAGGCAATTATTTATTCTCGTGCAATGGTGTAAGTATAGAGGACTCTTCAAATCAATTGATGAAAAATGCTAATCAATTAAATGGCGTTGATAATTATCCTACTGGTGAGTCTATTAATCAAGGAGCTTTAATAGTTCCTTATCCGGGTTATGCACAAAAGTATATCGTGTTTCATAAGACAGCTGGTTTGTATCAAAATTACGGTGCATCCTGCAATGAACTGTTATATTCAATTGTGGAGTACAATAGCAGTAATCCTTTGGGTAGTGTTATAAAGCGAAGAGTGAGTCTTGTTAAAGATACGCTTGACGATGCATGTTTAACTGCTACAAAACACGCAAATGGAAGAGATTGGTGGGTGATTGTTTCCGAAGGAAACAATATAGGTTACTATATTTTTCTCTTAACAAAATACGGAATCAATCTTCATCATAAGCAAGTATTTGTTGGGAAAAAAGAGGGTGGAGGTTTCGGGCATTCCTTTTTCTCAAATAACGGAAATTATTTTGCCACTTCCACTTCATCTGATAACCGACAAATTCAATATGATAATCTGTATTTTTTCACTTTTGATCGATGCTCTGGTATGCTTGATAATTTAAGCTACGTCCAATTGCCCTTCCAGGAAACATGGTCAACGGGATGCTCCTTTTCTCCGGATAACAAACTAATTTATGTAGTTACAGCTAAAAATCTATATCAGTACTCGATATCAGATAAAAGTTTAACTAAAAAGGAATTGATAGCACAATATGATGGCTATGCAGAATTAGTGGTACCGCCTAGTTCATTTTGGTCTACTTATTTTGGAATGTTGCAACAAGCCCCTGATGGAAGAATATATGGGGCAGGTGTATCAAGTTCTTGCAGGTCAATTGACGTAATTGACAAGCCAGATGAAAATGGTCTCAATTGTAGCTTTAAGCCTCATTCCTTAAAGTCAATTACAGTAAAAACAATTCTACCTAGTTTTCCTAATTATAGACTTGGTCCAATAGATGGAAGTATATGTGATACTCTTGGGATAGATAATATCCCTTGGTGCCACTGGCGGTACAATCAAGATACAGTCAATTACTTAGACTTTCTGTTTACTGATTTGTCTGCGTATGAAGTAGAAACTTGGTGCTGGGATTTTGGAGACCCTGTAAGTGGTAGCAATAACACGAGTATGGAGAAGAATCCATTGCATAAATTTTCTGCGAATGGTATCTACAATGTATGCCTAATTGTGAAAAACAAAAATGGTGCAGATACTTTATGTCGGACAATTAAAATCGGAAATGTAGTTTCTACTATAAATCAAAAGATAGCTGTAGAAATAAATACCTTTCCAAACCCATGCAAAGACTTTCTTGTTGTAAATGTTGTTGATTACAATCCAGAAAAAATGATTTTGCGTCTTTATGATGAGCTAGGTCAAAATGCACTTATTCAAAAGCTTCGTCAAGGCAGTAATGTTGTTGATGTTAAGTCTTTGTATTCAGGAATTTATTTTCTTTCTATTTTAGAAAAAGGAAATGAAATTAAAACTGAAAGTATTTTGAAAAATTAG
- a CDS encoding IS30 family transposase: MKNRLVRGKYIPEKAHHKAYVKTHNARLQFSAIHRNKELERYVIKELKEGLPPLAISGRMKQEKQAFYASKTAIYDWLYSSYGQRYCKHLPYKRYGRKKRGRKKVKKELIPFRINISKRKKLTVFDYEGDAMVSKKSKVALIVIHNLKTMYGDVRKVPNLKPHTAFLAFREMLGYVKAKSITFDNGQENRLHRNLKIQTFFCDPHAPWQMPGVENMNRYIRKYIKKKTDIGMYSEKFIKDIVEKYNNTPKQKFKWKTPNELMQEKKLFKKQKIRSRGIMQ; the protein is encoded by the coding sequence TTGAAGAATCGTTTGGTGCGTGGAAAATATATTCCAGAGAAAGCACATCACAAAGCATATGTAAAAACACACAATGCAAGATTACAATTCTCGGCAATCCATAGGAACAAAGAATTAGAAAGGTATGTCATTAAAGAGTTAAAAGAAGGACTACCACCACTTGCCATATCAGGTAGGATGAAGCAAGAGAAGCAAGCATTCTACGCGTCTAAGACAGCCATCTATGATTGGCTCTACAGCTCGTATGGACAGCGATATTGCAAACATCTACCATACAAGAGATATGGCAGAAAAAAGAGAGGGAGAAAGAAGGTAAAAAAAGAATTAATTCCATTTAGAATCAATATTTCCAAGCGTAAAAAGCTCACCGTATTTGATTACGAAGGTGATGCCATGGTATCAAAGAAAAGCAAGGTGGCCCTCATTGTGATACACAATCTAAAGACTATGTATGGTGATGTGAGAAAAGTTCCAAATCTAAAACCACACACAGCTTTTCTGGCTTTTAGAGAGATGCTTGGTTATGTAAAAGCTAAATCAATCACCTTCGACAACGGACAAGAAAATCGTTTACATCGTAATTTAAAAATACAAACATTCTTTTGTGATCCTCATGCTCCGTGGCAAATGCCTGGAGTTGAGAACATGAATCGATATATTAGAAAGTATATTAAAAAGAAAACTGATATCGGAATGTATTCAGAGAAATTCATTAAAGATATAGTGGAAAAATACAACAATACACCCAAACAAAAATTTAAATGGAAAACTCCAAATGAATTGATGCAAGAGAAAAAACTATTTAAAAAACAAAAAATCCGCTCTCGCGGAATTATGCAATGA
- a CDS encoding T9SS type A sorting domain-containing protein: MKKLFLLSIFTFVCLYVEAQKHDFKWLLGYSFADNPLDTGFGSSIMDFNTADGNPIFYEEKYKKIDFSTNSANICDSDGNYLFAFNGAFVEGPTDKLMQNADALSNDGTKYPELGTAQSQGSFIIPYPEKSNQYLLFFVDYDYIQNYGLANTGLWYSSIDMTKNNGEGKMTGRRISILKDTLDDGCLIGVKHANGRDWWIIVSEDTRVGYYIYIASPAGVKFHKYFLFPGIRNRGESGQAFFSNNGEYFVSALDDHLVRRRYSINFFQFDRCEGNLFNYQLIKLGEQDDWSAGCSFSSDNRFLYVAGVDNLYQFSIKDNKLTDQKLIAQYDGYKELHPVNWHILTKFGLMQQAPDGRIYNSSTNYTFNALHIINNPNEEGVLCNYVQHGISSTSPKSCIPNFPNYRLGPIDGSGCDSLGIDNIPWCHWRYNQDTVNYLNFVFTDLSAYEVEIWCWDFGDPASGSNNTSMEKNPLHRFSANGIYSVCLIVKNKNGADTLCRTIKIGNVVSTENQKIGIEINTLPNPCKDFLVVNVLDYNPEKMVLHLYNQLGQSILTQKLYQGSNIIDTRPLSFGSYFLSIEENNLLLKKEILIKR; encoded by the coding sequence ATGAAAAAGTTATTTCTACTCTCAATTTTTACTTTCGTTTGCTTGTATGTAGAAGCTCAAAAGCATGACTTCAAATGGCTATTGGGATATAGTTTCGCAGACAACCCTTTGGATACAGGCTTTGGCTCTAGTATTATGGATTTCAACACAGCTGATGGCAATCCAATCTTTTACGAAGAAAAATACAAGAAGATTGATTTTTCGACAAATTCAGCCAATATATGTGATTCAGATGGTAATTATCTTTTTGCTTTCAATGGAGCATTTGTCGAAGGCCCAACTGACAAATTAATGCAGAATGCTGATGCACTAAGTAATGATGGTACTAAATACCCAGAGCTTGGAACTGCCCAATCACAAGGATCTTTCATTATTCCGTATCCCGAAAAATCCAATCAATATTTGCTTTTCTTTGTTGACTACGATTACATTCAGAATTACGGATTAGCCAATACTGGCCTCTGGTATTCATCTATTGACATGACTAAAAATAATGGTGAGGGAAAAATGACTGGAAGAAGAATCTCCATACTAAAAGACACTCTTGATGACGGTTGTTTGATTGGTGTAAAACACGCAAATGGACGTGATTGGTGGATAATTGTATCAGAAGACACGAGGGTTGGTTATTATATTTACATCGCTTCTCCTGCAGGTGTTAAGTTCCATAAATACTTTTTATTTCCCGGAATTAGAAATAGAGGTGAAAGCGGTCAAGCATTTTTTTCAAACAATGGTGAATACTTTGTAAGCGCATTAGACGATCATTTGGTAAGGCGTAGATATAGTATTAATTTTTTCCAATTTGACAGATGTGAAGGAAATCTTTTTAACTATCAGCTTATTAAGCTCGGAGAGCAAGATGATTGGTCTGCTGGGTGCTCATTTTCATCTGACAATCGATTCTTGTATGTGGCTGGAGTTGATAATCTTTATCAGTTTAGTATAAAAGATAATAAACTAACTGACCAAAAGTTAATTGCCCAATATGATGGTTATAAAGAACTTCATCCTGTTAATTGGCACATACTAACAAAATTTGGGTTAATGCAACAAGCTCCGGATGGCAGAATATATAATTCATCTACCAATTATACTTTTAATGCCCTGCATATAATTAACAATCCAAATGAAGAAGGCGTATTATGTAATTATGTACAGCATGGTATTAGTTCCACAAGTCCGAAATCTTGTATACCGAACTTTCCAAATTATCGACTTGGACCAATTGATGGAAGTGGCTGTGATAGTCTGGGTATCGACAATATTCCATGGTGCCATTGGAGATACAATCAAGATACAGTTAATTATCTCAACTTTGTATTTACAGATTTGTCCGCTTATGAAGTAGAAATTTGGTGCTGGGATTTTGGAGACCCTGCAAGTGGTAGCAATAACACGAGCATGGAGAAGAATCCATTGCATAGATTTTCTGCGAATGGTATCTACAGTGTATGCCTAATTGTGAAAAACAAAAATGGTGCAGATACTTTATGTCGGACAATCAAGATTGGAAATGTTGTTTCTACTGAAAATCAAAAAATAGGTATAGAAATAAATACACTTCCGAATCCATGTAAAGATTTTCTGGTTGTGAATGTCCTCGATTACAATCCAGAAAAAATGGTGCTTCATCTCTACAATCAACTTGGGCAAAGCATCTTAACACAGAAGCTTTATCAAGGAAGTAATATCATTGATACAAGGCCATTATCTTTCGGAAGTTATTTTCTTTCAATAGAGGAGAACAACTTGCTTCTCAAGAAGGAGATACTAATTAAGAGATAG